The Sesamum indicum cultivar Zhongzhi No. 13 linkage group LG1, S_indicum_v1.0, whole genome shotgun sequence genome includes a window with the following:
- the LOC105162955 gene encoding uncharacterized protein LOC105162955 isoform X2, whose product MKSETPLDYAVFQLSPKCSRCELFVSGDGSTEKLASGLLKPFVAHLRIAEEQVASAAQSVKLEVGRSKHAATWFTKGTLERFVRFVSTPEVLELVNTFDAEMSQLEAARRIYSQGAGDQLSGGGGSGVTAADDATKKELLRAIDVRLAAVRQDLSTACTRAAAAGFNIDTVSELQMFADKFGADRLNEACGKFISVSDSRPELINPCKSGTRGRALRSSCGSDMSIDEDPTTPPPHQGPPTFQQPNPPPLTFPLRPTFSRESSVERDDGNKPNDAVPEKDRKDETSTSDETVSIQAAQPARRLSVQDRINLFENKQKENSGGNPVVVKSVELRRLSSDLSSSAGAVEKAVLRRWSGASDMSIDLSAEKKDSESPLCTPASTVVSQDKNVFNLNGEITESSSVAKPEIKVIPSLSRVSDSRLKGVSFNNSELASESNSSLGSGENDGLKDQVCGKNQSRSSLSRADDRESLGEDSTGVKTEGILGFGDLGKLKDPRTGQEVSGPQAHIASKDQVSSSSQVRGFVSKGSEQFEIPNHKEDSRLGNEAVQQMKVKIVQKAAVEPRVLEEVAGSKIREAFASHHKGTDRDSSSARQEIRSVGETQVAEKKASLRKNESRISEKVSSSEDSGPQRLKLNTQGPTAELSKKARAQQDESSFHGNSRTQFSGEVIIEAQEGLDSFSTPPPEQAQRVRQSKGNQELNDELKIKASELEKLFAEHKLRVPGEQSNSARKGRSGDTQRESLRSSHFGKPAEDTAPRLSDSYQSTERTKFSKSSTKFNAASPMTTPKSQYNDDAINEKFSELSVSEGSRGKFYERYMQKRDAKLREEWSSNRAEKEARLKSMQDSLERSRSEMKAKISVSADRQDSVSSARRRAERLKSYNSRSIMKGEQQHLDFGDSEDDEEALDFPEQNRLHGNRALDETSSRDGVPGGAQGKKHLANSRNLSSSTPRTSAAPVPRSANKTSTINSGKRRMQLENPLAQSVPNFSDLRKENTNPSSGASKMTRSQVRSYARSKYAIDDVPIVGEDKSHRSQSLRKSSANPSDFRQMSPLDSDGVCLTPIKFDGEVLKNVGTKPFLKRGSRTSFVARTNIAGQKASVGSELMNEEENEDMESGLADIVNTLRDEGGQEFETLNTEGQEILDNEKPSLELEADKFVNSGSENGDGPVTFSHVDRALGSKLPAVLPRGFLHAEPMQDWPEESPVSWNSRTQHPFSYPHEMSDVDASLDSPVGSPASWNSHSLNQLEADAARMRKKWGTAHKPMLVAHSSNNVSRKDMTRGFKRLLKFGRKSRGSESLVDWISATTSEGDDDTEDGRDPANRSSEDLRKSRMGFSHVQPSDDSFNGSEFFNESVQSLQNSIPAPPANFKLREDHMSGSSIKAPRSFFSLSTFRSKGSDSKLR is encoded by the exons GCGAATTGTTTGTTTCCGGTGATGGGAGCACGGAGAAACTTGCTTCAGGATTGCTTAAACCGTTTGTTGCACATTTACGTATTGCAGAGGAACAAGTTGCCTCTGCTGCACAGTCAGTTAAGCTTGAAGTTGGGAGAAGTAAACATGCTGCAACGTGGTTCACCAAGGGAACACTTGAGAG GTTTGTGCGATTTGTAAGCACTCCTGAAGTTTTGGAACTGGTCAATACTTTTGATGCTGAGATGTCGCAGTTGGAAGCAGCCCGCAGGATATATTCACAg GGAGCTGGAGACCAACTTTCTG GTGGAGGTGGATCTGGGGTTACTGCTGCAGATGATGCCACAAA GAAAGAGCTTCTGAGAGCCATTGACGTAAGGCTTGCTGCAGTGCGGCAGGACCTTTCTACCGCCTGCACTcgtgctgctgctgctgggTTCAATATTGACACAGTCTCAGAACTTCAAATGTTTGCAGATAAGTTTGGTGCTGATCGCCTGAA CGAAGCGTGCGGCAAGTTCATATCAGTAAGCGACAGCCGACCGGAACTCATTAACCCATGCAAATCCGGAACCCGGGGCCGGGCCCTCCGTTCCTCCTGCGGGTCGGACATGTCCATCGACGAGGACCCAACTACTCCCCCACCCCACCAAGGACCCCCCACGTTTCAGCAGCCAAATCCCCCACCCCTCACCTTCCCTTTACGCCCTACTTTCAGCAGAGAATCCAGTGTCGAAAGGGACGACGGAAACAAGCCAAATGATGCTGTCCCTGAAAAAGATAGGAAAGATGAGACCTCAACTTCTGATGAGACTGTTTCTATTCAAGCGGCTCAGCCGGCAAGGCGACTTAGTGTTCAGGACAGGATTAACTTGTTTGAGAATAAACAGAAGGAGAATTCTGGGGGTAATCCCGTTGTGGTGAAGTCTGTGGAGCTGCGGAGGTTGTCCTCTGACTTGTCATCATCAGCGGGGGCTGTGGAGAAGGCTGTCTTGAGGAGATGGAGTGGCGCTAGTGATATGAGCATTGACTTGAGTGCTGAAAAGAAGGATTCTGAGAGCCCTTTGTGTACTCCGGCCTCTACAGTAGTTTCTCAGGACaaaaatgtttttaatttgaatggtGAGATAACGGAGAGTTCTTCTGTTGCTAAGCCAGAGATAAAGGTTATTCCTAGTTTGAGTCGGGTTAGTGATAGCAGATTGAAAGGGGTTTCTTTTAATAACTCCGAACTGGCTTCTGAGTCTAATTCTAGTTTGGGTTCTGGCGAGAATGATGGTTTGAAAGATCAAGTGTGTGGCAAGAATCAGTCAAGGTCTTCTCTAAGCAGGGCTGATGATCGAGAAAGTTTGGGAGAGGATTCGACTGGTGTTAAAACTGAGGGCATCCTTGGGTTTGGGGATCTAGGGAAACTGAAGGATCCTCGAACTGGTCAAGAGGTTAGTGGGCCCCAGGCACATATTGCTAGCAAGGACCAGGTTTCTTCTTCAAGTCAGGTTAGGGGCTTTGTAAGCAAAGGTAGTGAGCAGTTTGAAATTCCAAATCACAAGGAGGATTCTAGATTGGGGAATGAGGCTGTTCAGCAAATGAAGGTGAAAATTGTGCAGAAGGCTGCAGTAGAACCAAGGGTACTTGAGGAGGTTGCTGGTTCAAAAATCCGAGAGGCCTTTGCTTCTCATCATAAAGGAACTGACAGGGATTCTTCATCTGCTCGGCAAGAGATAAGATCTGTTGGGGAAACCCAAGTAGCTGAAAAGAAAGCATCCCTGAGAAAGAATGAATCCCGCATCTCTGAGAAGGTATCAAGCAGTGAAGATTCTGGACCTCAGAGACTGAAGCTCAATACACAAGGTCCGACAGCTGAACTGAGTAAGAAGGCACGGGCGCAACAAGATGAAAGCAGTTTTCATGGAAACAGCAGGACACAATTTTCTGGTGAAGTCATTATAGAGGCCCAGGAAGGTCTTGATTCTTTTTCCACACCACCTCCAGAGCAAGCTCAAAGAGTGAGACAGTCAAAGGGAAATCAGGAACTTAATGATGAGTTGAAGATAAAAGCAAGTGAGCTTGAAAAACTCTTTGCTGAGCATAAATTGCGAGTCCCTGGGGAGCAATCTAACTCTGCGCGTAAAGGCAGGTCAGGAGACACACAACGTGAGTCATTAAGGAGCTCACACTTTGGAAAACCAGCAGAAGATACTGCTCCTCGATTGTCCGACAGTTACCAGTCAACTGAACGTACTAAGTTTTCAAAGAGCTCGACCAAGTTCAATGCTGCCTCTCCCATGACAACACCTAAGAGCCAGTACAATGATGATGCTATAAATGAGAAGTTCTCGGAACTTAGTGTTTCAGAGGGTTCTCGAGGGAAGTTCTATGAAAGGTATATGCAAAAAAGGGATGCAAAGCTCAGGGAAGAGTGGAGTTCCAACAGAGCAGAGAAAGAAGCCAGGTTGAAGTCTATGCAGGATAGCCTTGAGAGGAGCAGATCAGAGATGAAGGCGAAAATTTCAGTATCTGCAGACAGGCAGGATTCAGTATCAAGTGCTCGCCGGCGTGCTGAGAGACTCAAATCATATAATAGCAGGTCAATTATGAAAGGGGAGCAG CAACATTTAGATTTTGGGGATAGTGAGGATGATGAGGAAGCATTAGATTTTCCAGAGCAGAATCGCCTCCATGGGAATAGGGCTTTAGATGAAACCTCCTCCAGGGATGGTGTTCCTGGGGGTGCACAAGGGAAAAAGCATTTAGCCAATAGCAGAAATCTGTCATCATCTACTCCTCGCACCTCGGCAGCTCCTGTTCCAAGATCTGCTAACAAAACTTCCACCATAAATTCTGGGAAACGGAGAATGCAACTGGAAAATCCACTTGCACAATCTGTCCCCAACTTTTCTGacttgagaaaagaaaataccaACCCTTCATCTGGAGCCAGTAAAATGACTCGTTCACAAGTAAGAAGTTATGCCCGCAGCAAATATGCAATTGATGATGTGCCCATTGTCGGTGAAGATAAATCACACCGGTCGCAATCATTGAGGAAAAGTTCTGCAAATCCAAGTGACTTTAGACAAATGTCCCCTCTGGACTCCGATGGTGTTTGTTTGAcaccaataaaatttgatggtGAAGTTCTGAAGAATGTTGGGACCAAACCTTTTCTTAAAAGGGGTAGTCGCACAAGCTTTGTTGCTCGAACAAATATTGCAGGGCAGAAAGCCTCAGTGGGATCTGAGCTTatgaatgaagaagaaaatgaggaCATGGAATCTGGACTGGCTGACATTGTGAATACGTTGAGAGATGAAGGCGGGCAAGAATTTGAGACCTTAAACACTGAAGGTCAGGAGATTTTGGACAATGAGAAACCAAGTCTGGAGCTGGAGGCAGATAAGTTTGTAAATTCTGGATCAGAAAATGGTGATGGTCCTGTGACATTTTCTCATGTGGACCGGGCTTTGGGTTCTAAGTTGCCTGCTGTTCTTCCTCGGGGCTTCCTCCATGCTGAACCTATGCAAGATTGGCCAGAGGAAAGTCCTGTGTCATGGAATTCACGTACTCAACATCCCTTTTCTTATCCACACGAGATGTCTGATGTAGATGCTTCTTTGGACTCCCCGGTAGGAAGTCCCGCTTCATGGAATTCACATTCTTTGAATCAGCTAGAGGCTGATGCTGCTAGAATGAGGAAGAAATGGGGAACGGCACACAAGCCGATGTTGGTAGCCCATTCATCCAATAATGTATCCCGCAAGGATATGACTAGGGGATTTAAACGGTTGCTGAAATTTGGAAGGAAAAGCCGTGGCTCAGAGAGTTTGGTTGACTGGATATCTGCTACTACGTCAGAAGGGGATGATGATACTGAAGATGGAAGGGATCCGGCCAATCGGTCCTCTGAAGATTTGAGGAAGTCAAGAATGGGATTTTCTCATGTTCAACCTTCTGATGATAGCTTCAATGGAAGCGAGTTTTTCAATGAATCAG TTCAATCTTTGCAGAATTCTATCCCGGCACCTCCAGCCAACTTTAAATTGAGGGAGGATCACATGTCTGGAAGCTCAATCAAAG CTCCAAGATCATTTTTCTCATTATCCACATTCCGGAGCAAGGGAAGTGACTCAAAGCTTAGATAG
- the LOC105162955 gene encoding uncharacterized protein LOC105162955 isoform X1, which yields MKSETPLDYAVFQLSPKCSRCELFVSGDGSTEKLASGLLKPFVAHLRIAEEQVASAAQSVKLEVGRSKHAATWFTKGTLERFVRFVSTPEVLELVNTFDAEMSQLEAARRIYSQGAGDQLSGGGGSGVTAADDATKKELLRAIDVRLAAVRQDLSTACTRAAAAGFNIDTVSELQMFADKFGADRLNEACGKFISVSDSRPELINPCKSGTRGRALRSSCGSDMSIDEDPTTPPPHQGPPTFQQPNPPPLTFPLRPTFSRESSVERDDGNKPNDAVPEKDRKDETSTSDETVSIQAAQPARRLSVQDRINLFENKQKENSGGNPVVVKSVELRRLSSDLSSSAGAVEKAVLRRWSGASDMSIDLSAEKKDSESPLCTPASTVVSQDKNVFNLNGEITESSSVAKPEIKVIPSLSRVSDSRLKGVSFNNSELASESNSSLGSGENDGLKDQVCGKNQSRSSLSRADDRESLGEDSTGVKTEGILGFGDLGKLKDPRTGQEVSGPQAHIASKDQVSSSSQVRGFVSKGSEQFEIPNHKEDSRLGNEAVQQMKVKIVQKAAVEPRVLEEVAGSKIREAFASHHKGTDRDSSSARQEIRSVGETQVAEKKASLRKNESRISEKVSSSEDSGPQRLKLNTQGPTAELSKKARAQQDESSFHGNSRTQFSGEVIIEAQEGLDSFSTPPPEQAQRVRQSKGNQELNDELKIKASELEKLFAEHKLRVPGEQSNSARKGRSGDTQRESLRSSHFGKPAEDTAPRLSDSYQSTERTKFSKSSTKFNAASPMTTPKSQYNDDAINEKFSELSVSEGSRGKFYERYMQKRDAKLREEWSSNRAEKEARLKSMQDSLERSRSEMKAKISVSADRQDSVSSARRRAERLKSYNSRSIMKGEQQHLDFGDSEDDEEALDFPEQNRLHGNRALDETSSRDGVPGGAQGKKHLANSRNLSSSTPRTSAAPVPRSANKTSTINSGKRRMQLENPLAQSVPNFSDLRKENTNPSSGASKMTRSQVRSYARSKYAIDDVPIVGEDKSHRSQSLRKSSANPSDFRQMSPLDSDGVCLTPIKFDGEVLKNVGTKPFLKRGSRTSFVARTNIAGQKASVGSELMNEEENEDMESGLADIVNTLRDEGGQEFETLNTEGQEILDNEKPSLELEADKFVNSGSENGDGPVTFSHVDRALGSKLPAVLPRGFLHAEPMQDWPEESPVSWNSRTQHPFSYPHEMSDVDASLDSPVGSPASWNSHSLNQLEADAARMRKKWGTAHKPMLVAHSSNNVSRKDMTRGFKRLLKFGRKSRGSESLVDWISATTSEGDDDTEDGRDPANRSSEDLRKSRMGFSHVQPSDDSFNGSEFFNESVQSLQNSIPAPPANFKLREDHMSGSSIKDVMGCLFLRSPFSEVGMDAHEQ from the exons GCGAATTGTTTGTTTCCGGTGATGGGAGCACGGAGAAACTTGCTTCAGGATTGCTTAAACCGTTTGTTGCACATTTACGTATTGCAGAGGAACAAGTTGCCTCTGCTGCACAGTCAGTTAAGCTTGAAGTTGGGAGAAGTAAACATGCTGCAACGTGGTTCACCAAGGGAACACTTGAGAG GTTTGTGCGATTTGTAAGCACTCCTGAAGTTTTGGAACTGGTCAATACTTTTGATGCTGAGATGTCGCAGTTGGAAGCAGCCCGCAGGATATATTCACAg GGAGCTGGAGACCAACTTTCTG GTGGAGGTGGATCTGGGGTTACTGCTGCAGATGATGCCACAAA GAAAGAGCTTCTGAGAGCCATTGACGTAAGGCTTGCTGCAGTGCGGCAGGACCTTTCTACCGCCTGCACTcgtgctgctgctgctgggTTCAATATTGACACAGTCTCAGAACTTCAAATGTTTGCAGATAAGTTTGGTGCTGATCGCCTGAA CGAAGCGTGCGGCAAGTTCATATCAGTAAGCGACAGCCGACCGGAACTCATTAACCCATGCAAATCCGGAACCCGGGGCCGGGCCCTCCGTTCCTCCTGCGGGTCGGACATGTCCATCGACGAGGACCCAACTACTCCCCCACCCCACCAAGGACCCCCCACGTTTCAGCAGCCAAATCCCCCACCCCTCACCTTCCCTTTACGCCCTACTTTCAGCAGAGAATCCAGTGTCGAAAGGGACGACGGAAACAAGCCAAATGATGCTGTCCCTGAAAAAGATAGGAAAGATGAGACCTCAACTTCTGATGAGACTGTTTCTATTCAAGCGGCTCAGCCGGCAAGGCGACTTAGTGTTCAGGACAGGATTAACTTGTTTGAGAATAAACAGAAGGAGAATTCTGGGGGTAATCCCGTTGTGGTGAAGTCTGTGGAGCTGCGGAGGTTGTCCTCTGACTTGTCATCATCAGCGGGGGCTGTGGAGAAGGCTGTCTTGAGGAGATGGAGTGGCGCTAGTGATATGAGCATTGACTTGAGTGCTGAAAAGAAGGATTCTGAGAGCCCTTTGTGTACTCCGGCCTCTACAGTAGTTTCTCAGGACaaaaatgtttttaatttgaatggtGAGATAACGGAGAGTTCTTCTGTTGCTAAGCCAGAGATAAAGGTTATTCCTAGTTTGAGTCGGGTTAGTGATAGCAGATTGAAAGGGGTTTCTTTTAATAACTCCGAACTGGCTTCTGAGTCTAATTCTAGTTTGGGTTCTGGCGAGAATGATGGTTTGAAAGATCAAGTGTGTGGCAAGAATCAGTCAAGGTCTTCTCTAAGCAGGGCTGATGATCGAGAAAGTTTGGGAGAGGATTCGACTGGTGTTAAAACTGAGGGCATCCTTGGGTTTGGGGATCTAGGGAAACTGAAGGATCCTCGAACTGGTCAAGAGGTTAGTGGGCCCCAGGCACATATTGCTAGCAAGGACCAGGTTTCTTCTTCAAGTCAGGTTAGGGGCTTTGTAAGCAAAGGTAGTGAGCAGTTTGAAATTCCAAATCACAAGGAGGATTCTAGATTGGGGAATGAGGCTGTTCAGCAAATGAAGGTGAAAATTGTGCAGAAGGCTGCAGTAGAACCAAGGGTACTTGAGGAGGTTGCTGGTTCAAAAATCCGAGAGGCCTTTGCTTCTCATCATAAAGGAACTGACAGGGATTCTTCATCTGCTCGGCAAGAGATAAGATCTGTTGGGGAAACCCAAGTAGCTGAAAAGAAAGCATCCCTGAGAAAGAATGAATCCCGCATCTCTGAGAAGGTATCAAGCAGTGAAGATTCTGGACCTCAGAGACTGAAGCTCAATACACAAGGTCCGACAGCTGAACTGAGTAAGAAGGCACGGGCGCAACAAGATGAAAGCAGTTTTCATGGAAACAGCAGGACACAATTTTCTGGTGAAGTCATTATAGAGGCCCAGGAAGGTCTTGATTCTTTTTCCACACCACCTCCAGAGCAAGCTCAAAGAGTGAGACAGTCAAAGGGAAATCAGGAACTTAATGATGAGTTGAAGATAAAAGCAAGTGAGCTTGAAAAACTCTTTGCTGAGCATAAATTGCGAGTCCCTGGGGAGCAATCTAACTCTGCGCGTAAAGGCAGGTCAGGAGACACACAACGTGAGTCATTAAGGAGCTCACACTTTGGAAAACCAGCAGAAGATACTGCTCCTCGATTGTCCGACAGTTACCAGTCAACTGAACGTACTAAGTTTTCAAAGAGCTCGACCAAGTTCAATGCTGCCTCTCCCATGACAACACCTAAGAGCCAGTACAATGATGATGCTATAAATGAGAAGTTCTCGGAACTTAGTGTTTCAGAGGGTTCTCGAGGGAAGTTCTATGAAAGGTATATGCAAAAAAGGGATGCAAAGCTCAGGGAAGAGTGGAGTTCCAACAGAGCAGAGAAAGAAGCCAGGTTGAAGTCTATGCAGGATAGCCTTGAGAGGAGCAGATCAGAGATGAAGGCGAAAATTTCAGTATCTGCAGACAGGCAGGATTCAGTATCAAGTGCTCGCCGGCGTGCTGAGAGACTCAAATCATATAATAGCAGGTCAATTATGAAAGGGGAGCAG CAACATTTAGATTTTGGGGATAGTGAGGATGATGAGGAAGCATTAGATTTTCCAGAGCAGAATCGCCTCCATGGGAATAGGGCTTTAGATGAAACCTCCTCCAGGGATGGTGTTCCTGGGGGTGCACAAGGGAAAAAGCATTTAGCCAATAGCAGAAATCTGTCATCATCTACTCCTCGCACCTCGGCAGCTCCTGTTCCAAGATCTGCTAACAAAACTTCCACCATAAATTCTGGGAAACGGAGAATGCAACTGGAAAATCCACTTGCACAATCTGTCCCCAACTTTTCTGacttgagaaaagaaaataccaACCCTTCATCTGGAGCCAGTAAAATGACTCGTTCACAAGTAAGAAGTTATGCCCGCAGCAAATATGCAATTGATGATGTGCCCATTGTCGGTGAAGATAAATCACACCGGTCGCAATCATTGAGGAAAAGTTCTGCAAATCCAAGTGACTTTAGACAAATGTCCCCTCTGGACTCCGATGGTGTTTGTTTGAcaccaataaaatttgatggtGAAGTTCTGAAGAATGTTGGGACCAAACCTTTTCTTAAAAGGGGTAGTCGCACAAGCTTTGTTGCTCGAACAAATATTGCAGGGCAGAAAGCCTCAGTGGGATCTGAGCTTatgaatgaagaagaaaatgaggaCATGGAATCTGGACTGGCTGACATTGTGAATACGTTGAGAGATGAAGGCGGGCAAGAATTTGAGACCTTAAACACTGAAGGTCAGGAGATTTTGGACAATGAGAAACCAAGTCTGGAGCTGGAGGCAGATAAGTTTGTAAATTCTGGATCAGAAAATGGTGATGGTCCTGTGACATTTTCTCATGTGGACCGGGCTTTGGGTTCTAAGTTGCCTGCTGTTCTTCCTCGGGGCTTCCTCCATGCTGAACCTATGCAAGATTGGCCAGAGGAAAGTCCTGTGTCATGGAATTCACGTACTCAACATCCCTTTTCTTATCCACACGAGATGTCTGATGTAGATGCTTCTTTGGACTCCCCGGTAGGAAGTCCCGCTTCATGGAATTCACATTCTTTGAATCAGCTAGAGGCTGATGCTGCTAGAATGAGGAAGAAATGGGGAACGGCACACAAGCCGATGTTGGTAGCCCATTCATCCAATAATGTATCCCGCAAGGATATGACTAGGGGATTTAAACGGTTGCTGAAATTTGGAAGGAAAAGCCGTGGCTCAGAGAGTTTGGTTGACTGGATATCTGCTACTACGTCAGAAGGGGATGATGATACTGAAGATGGAAGGGATCCGGCCAATCGGTCCTCTGAAGATTTGAGGAAGTCAAGAATGGGATTTTCTCATGTTCAACCTTCTGATGATAGCTTCAATGGAAGCGAGTTTTTCAATGAATCAG TTCAATCTTTGCAGAATTCTATCCCGGCACCTCCAGCCAACTTTAAATTGAGGGAGGATCACATGTCTGGAAGCTCAATCAAAG ATGTAATGGGATGCTTGTTTTTGCGAAGTCCCTTCTCTGAAGTTGGAATGGATGCCCATGAGCAATGA